The proteins below come from a single Mycolicibacterium sp. TY81 genomic window:
- a CDS encoding redoxin domain-containing protein, whose amino-acid sequence MAAAGHSLDIRLEGAVSLFVGEHFPVDVAVTSADGDVTVAELIATGPAVVAFHRLWCPFCQQAARDLEQAGEQLAAAGARVAIVYRDDIDTVCTSCAERGLTADCFSDPLQELERATELERFSLGRYAMFSPMRLIRVLRSGSRAGKVTSDVLQGRGTFVVDRDGRIVYAHHAVTAADIPPIDDILAAVRAVAGGAGA is encoded by the coding sequence GTGGCTGCCGCCGGTCATTCACTTGACATTCGTTTGGAGGGCGCAGTGAGTCTTTTTGTTGGAGAACACTTTCCGGTCGATGTCGCCGTGACATCGGCGGACGGGGACGTCACGGTCGCGGAGTTGATTGCGACAGGACCTGCTGTGGTGGCGTTTCACCGGTTGTGGTGCCCGTTCTGTCAGCAGGCTGCCCGCGACCTCGAGCAGGCCGGCGAGCAACTCGCGGCGGCAGGTGCCCGCGTGGCCATCGTCTATCGCGATGACATCGACACGGTGTGCACGTCCTGTGCGGAGCGCGGCCTCACCGCCGACTGCTTCAGTGACCCGCTGCAGGAGCTCGAGCGTGCCACTGAACTCGAGCGCTTTTCGCTCGGGCGGTATGCCATGTTCTCTCCGATGCGCCTGATCCGCGTGCTGCGCTCGGGTAGCCGCGCAGGCAAGGTTACGTCGGATGTCCTGCAGGGCCGCGGCACCTTCGTCGTGGACCGTGACGGACGCATTGTTTACGCCCATCACGCCGTCACTGCGGCCGACATCCCGCCGATCGATGACATTCTCGCTGCGGTGCGGGCGGTTGCCGGCGGCGCGGGCGCTTGA
- a CDS encoding NAD(P)-dependent oxidoreductase: MRILLTGAAGFIGSRIWAALTAAGHEVVAIDAMLSAAHGDGALPPDGCRIQDVRDAEALAGLLKGIDMVCHQAAVVGAGVNAADAPSYGSHNDFGTTVLLAQMYAAGCRRLVLASSMVVYGQGSYECARHGLVEPLPRRQSDLDAGVFEHRCPLGGEELHWRTVGEDAPLRPRSLYAASKAAQEHYALAWADAVGGSVVALRYHNVYGPGMPRDTPYSGVAAIFRSALENGSVPDVYEDGGQMRDFVHVDDVAAANVAATTYDHGGFTAFNVCSGHPITIREVAEQLCAARNAPQPKVTGQYRSGDVRHIVADPVCATQELGFTAAIHPRDGLRDFAFAPLRD, encoded by the coding sequence GTGCGGATACTCCTGACCGGCGCCGCCGGTTTCATCGGTTCGCGCATCTGGGCGGCGTTGACCGCCGCCGGGCACGAGGTTGTCGCCATTGACGCCATGCTCAGCGCTGCGCATGGCGACGGTGCCCTGCCGCCCGATGGCTGCCGGATACAGGACGTACGTGATGCCGAGGCGTTGGCCGGGCTGCTCAAGGGCATCGACATGGTCTGCCACCAGGCTGCCGTGGTCGGCGCGGGCGTCAATGCCGCCGACGCACCGTCCTACGGCAGTCACAACGACTTCGGCACGACGGTGCTCCTGGCCCAGATGTACGCCGCGGGGTGCCGGCGTCTGGTGCTGGCGTCGTCGATGGTGGTCTACGGCCAGGGGAGCTACGAATGTGCGCGACACGGGCTGGTTGAGCCGTTGCCGCGCCGCCAGTCGGACCTGGACGCGGGCGTATTCGAGCACCGCTGTCCGTTAGGTGGCGAAGAGTTGCATTGGCGCACGGTGGGGGAGGATGCCCCGCTGCGGCCGCGCAGCCTCTACGCGGCAAGTAAGGCGGCGCAGGAGCACTACGCGCTGGCCTGGGCCGACGCGGTGGGTGGGTCGGTCGTCGCACTGCGCTACCACAATGTTTACGGCCCGGGTATGCCCCGGGATACGCCGTACTCCGGGGTGGCGGCCATCTTCCGCTCAGCCTTGGAAAATGGTTCCGTCCCAGACGTTTACGAAGACGGCGGGCAGATGCGCGACTTCGTCCATGTTGACGACGTGGCCGCGGCCAACGTCGCCGCGACGACATACGACCACGGCGGCTTCACGGCCTTCAACGTGTGTTCCGGACACCCGATCACGATTCGTGAAGTGGCTGAGCAGTTATGCGCTGCCCGCAATGCCCCGCAGCCCAAGGTCACTGGTCAGTACCGCAGCGGCGACGTCCGCCATATCGTTGCCGATCCCGTATGCGCCACCCAGGAACTCGGTTTCACCGCCGCGATTCACCCACGAGACGGGCTGCGCGACTTCGCCTTTGCGCCACTGCGGGACTGA
- a CDS encoding ABATE domain-containing protein — MAATSRLERAQRAGFPVAGEPLAVDLADTIITVTTPATDLLADEAACRLWWDLQRDRLPDTASAPPLRQTIELREAIREILDAQIAGTPPSRAAVSHVNQSAAGVLRTRRLVRVPAGWASETEYHPTTDQSHQLAVALVADSLIDFLVGPTSQRLRRCQNPACSMLFVAQDARRKFCTQNICANRMRAARHYQRHH; from the coding sequence GTGGCAGCCACATCGAGACTGGAGCGCGCGCAGCGCGCCGGTTTTCCCGTGGCAGGAGAGCCATTGGCCGTGGATTTGGCCGACACGATCATCACGGTGACCACTCCGGCCACCGACCTGCTCGCCGACGAAGCGGCCTGCCGACTCTGGTGGGACCTCCAGCGCGACCGCCTGCCAGACACCGCGTCGGCTCCGCCGCTGCGACAGACCATCGAGCTACGCGAGGCCATTCGCGAGATCCTCGACGCCCAGATTGCCGGCACACCGCCGAGCCGTGCCGCAGTAAGTCACGTGAACCAATCCGCCGCCGGCGTCCTCCGCACGAGGAGGCTGGTGCGCGTCCCCGCTGGATGGGCATCGGAAACCGAATACCACCCGACCACCGACCAGTCGCACCAGCTTGCTGTGGCGCTCGTAGCAGACAGCCTCATCGACTTTCTGGTCGGACCGACGTCACAGCGACTTCGCCGTTGCCAAAACCCTGCTTGCAGTATGCTTTTCGTGGCGCAGGACGCGCGCCGAAAATTCTGCACGCAAAACATCTGCGCCAATCGGATGCGTGCGGCGCGGCACTACCAGCGCCACCACTGA
- a CDS encoding TIGR03086 family metal-binding protein → MGPVELLSGADARLVGLVSTLTASDLDLSSPCAGWAVRSLLSHTISSIDAFAAAVDGGSGPTEAELFSGADILGSDPLAVAEQSIGRSQRAWATIGDWQHPVTTVLGSMPAAEAISIITYSTLIHSWDLAVAVGRTVEFDDAEAALAEGVGAALVPALQPQGLFGPGVELGGDASPTQRVIAFAGRNPL, encoded by the coding sequence ATGGGACCTGTTGAATTGCTCTCGGGGGCCGATGCCCGACTGGTCGGTCTCGTGTCGACGTTGACGGCGTCGGACCTCGACCTGTCGAGTCCGTGCGCGGGATGGGCGGTGCGGTCGCTGCTGAGCCACACCATCTCCTCGATCGATGCTTTTGCGGCCGCCGTCGATGGCGGCAGCGGGCCGACGGAAGCGGAATTGTTCAGTGGCGCTGATATTTTGGGTTCGGACCCGTTGGCGGTTGCTGAGCAGTCGATCGGCCGTTCCCAACGTGCGTGGGCCACCATCGGTGACTGGCAGCATCCGGTCACCACGGTGCTCGGATCGATGCCGGCGGCCGAGGCGATCAGCATCATCACCTACTCGACGCTCATCCACAGCTGGGATCTTGCGGTCGCCGTGGGACGAACGGTCGAATTCGATGACGCTGAGGCTGCGCTGGCAGAGGGCGTAGGTGCAGCACTTGTGCCCGCTCTACAACCCCAGGGCTTGTTCGGTCCGGGGGTTGAATTGGGTGGCGACGCCAGTCCGACGCAGCGGGTCATCGCCTTCGCCGGCCGCAATCCACTTTGA
- a CDS encoding HAD family phosphatase yields the protein MLESWNNGPTKSAIVDFVGRVITEGPDFVVPQDRIAVFDNDGTLWCEKPAYAQLDFLVRRLAVQAAADPSLAARQPYTAAVSGDLAWFGDAVTKHYQGDDSDLTVLATGVLSAHSGITVEEHAARVSAFFAEAHHPTLDRPYTQCGYVPMIELLRYLESNAFTCYIVSGGGRDFMRPVTDGMYGIPPERVVGSSVGVTFADGDLVTTAQPEFLNDGPVKPVRIWSRTGRRPIFAAGNSNGDIEMLQYTKGFRLLVRHDDTEREFAYDAGAEKALKLAESESWTVASMQSDWAEVFPR from the coding sequence GTGTTGGAGTCCTGGAACAACGGCCCGACCAAGTCGGCGATCGTCGACTTCGTCGGGCGGGTCATCACCGAAGGTCCGGATTTCGTTGTGCCGCAAGACCGGATCGCGGTCTTCGACAACGACGGCACACTGTGGTGCGAGAAGCCGGCGTACGCCCAGCTGGATTTCCTGGTGCGCCGGCTGGCGGTTCAGGCCGCTGCCGATCCGTCGCTGGCCGCACGTCAGCCGTACACCGCGGCCGTGTCCGGCGACCTGGCCTGGTTCGGCGACGCCGTCACCAAGCACTACCAGGGTGATGACAGTGATCTGACGGTGCTTGCTACGGGCGTCCTTTCGGCGCACTCCGGGATCACCGTCGAGGAACACGCTGCGCGGGTGTCAGCGTTCTTCGCCGAGGCCCACCATCCGACCCTGGACCGCCCGTACACGCAGTGCGGCTACGTGCCGATGATCGAGCTGCTGCGGTACCTGGAGTCGAACGCGTTCACCTGCTACATCGTCTCCGGCGGCGGGCGCGACTTCATGCGACCCGTCACCGACGGCATGTACGGGATCCCGCCCGAGCGCGTCGTGGGCAGCTCAGTGGGCGTCACGTTCGCCGACGGCGATCTGGTAACGACGGCGCAGCCCGAGTTCCTCAACGACGGTCCGGTCAAGCCGGTGCGAATCTGGAGCCGTACCGGACGACGGCCGATCTTCGCAGCCGGGAATTCCAACGGTGACATCGAAATGCTGCAGTACACCAAGGGCTTTCGGCTGCTGGTGCGGCACGACGACACCGAACGCGAGTTCGCCTACGACGCTGGCGCCGAGAAGGCACTGAAGTTGGCGGAGTCCGAAAGCTGGACCGTCGCCAGCATGCAGTCCGACTGGGCCGAGGTGTTCCCCCGTTGA
- a CDS encoding arylsulfatase → MPDGKPNILVIWGDDIGISNLSCYSDGLMGYRTPNIDRIAAEGMRFTDSYGEQSCTAGRAAFISGQSVYRTGMSKVGVPGVDIGWAAEDPTIAELLKPMGYATGQFGKNHFGDLNKYLPTVHGFDEFYGNLYHLNAEEEPEQFDYPHKDQFPLLYEKALPRGVMNCKATTEVSTEPDDPKFGPVGKQTIEDTGPLTAKRMETIDDDIADRTVDYIKRQHEAGNPFFVWCNFTHMHLYTHVKPESRGQAGIWQSEYHDAMIDHDKNVGTVLDVLDELGIADDTIVIYSTDNGPHRNTWPDAGTTPFRSEKNTNWEGAFRVPEMIRWPGKIKAGTVSNDIIQHHDWLPTLLAAAGDPDIAEKLKKGHKAGADGETEYKVHIDGFNLLPYLMGEVEHSPRRGFFYFNDDAELVAMRFENWKIVFAEQRCQGTLRIWAEPFTPLRVPKLFNLRTDPYEYADITSNTYYEWFLRRDFFAFYATAMAAAFLDTFKEFPPRHPPASFSIDQIVEKLHQFLAAD, encoded by the coding sequence ATGCCCGACGGCAAACCCAACATCCTGGTGATCTGGGGCGACGACATCGGCATCAGCAACCTGAGTTGTTACAGCGACGGCCTCATGGGCTACCGCACCCCGAACATCGATCGCATCGCCGCCGAGGGCATGCGCTTCACCGACTCCTACGGCGAGCAAAGCTGCACCGCGGGCCGGGCGGCGTTCATCAGCGGGCAGAGCGTGTATCGCACCGGGATGAGCAAAGTCGGCGTGCCGGGCGTCGACATCGGTTGGGCCGCAGAGGATCCGACAATCGCCGAGCTGCTCAAGCCGATGGGCTACGCCACCGGGCAGTTCGGCAAAAACCACTTCGGCGACTTGAACAAGTACCTGCCGACCGTGCACGGGTTCGACGAGTTCTACGGCAACCTGTACCACCTCAACGCCGAGGAGGAGCCCGAGCAGTTCGACTATCCGCACAAGGATCAGTTCCCGCTGCTGTACGAGAAGGCGCTGCCACGCGGCGTGATGAACTGCAAGGCCACCACCGAGGTCTCGACCGAGCCCGACGACCCGAAGTTCGGACCCGTCGGCAAGCAGACCATCGAGGACACCGGCCCGCTCACCGCCAAGCGGATGGAAACCATCGACGACGACATCGCCGACCGCACCGTCGACTACATCAAGCGCCAGCACGAGGCGGGCAACCCGTTCTTCGTGTGGTGCAACTTCACGCACATGCATCTGTACACACACGTGAAGCCCGAGAGCCGCGGGCAAGCCGGCATCTGGCAGTCCGAGTACCACGACGCGATGATCGACCACGACAAGAACGTCGGCACGGTGCTGGACGTCCTGGACGAGCTGGGCATCGCCGACGACACCATCGTCATCTACTCCACCGACAACGGCCCGCACCGCAACACGTGGCCCGACGCCGGCACCACGCCGTTCCGCAGCGAGAAGAACACCAACTGGGAGGGCGCCTTCCGGGTGCCGGAGATGATCCGCTGGCCCGGAAAGATCAAGGCGGGCACCGTCTCCAACGACATCATCCAGCACCACGACTGGCTGCCGACGCTGCTGGCCGCCGCGGGCGACCCCGATATCGCCGAGAAGCTCAAGAAGGGCCACAAGGCCGGTGCCGACGGCGAGACCGAGTACAAGGTCCACATCGATGGGTTCAATCTGCTGCCGTATCTGATGGGCGAGGTCGAGCACAGCCCGCGCCGGGGCTTCTTCTACTTCAACGACGACGCGGAGCTGGTCGCGATGCGTTTCGAGAACTGGAAGATCGTCTTCGCCGAGCAGCGCTGCCAAGGCACCCTGCGGATTTGGGCCGAGCCGTTCACGCCGCTGCGGGTGCCCAAGCTGTTCAACCTGCGCACCGACCCCTACGAGTACGCCGACATCACGTCGAACACGTACTACGAGTGGTTCCTGCGGCGCGACTTCTTCGCCTTCTACGCGACGGCGATGGCCGCGGCATTCCTCGACACCTTCAAGGAGTTCCCGCCGCGGCACCCACCGGCCAGCTTCAGCATCGACCAGATCGTCGAGAAGCTGCACCAGTTCCTGGCGGCCGACTAG
- a CDS encoding dsRBD fold-containing protein, producing MYDKDLTNKWHVEIEFFEDDVHTHASAHARLRDDTLTTTGDAYRNPKDPSAPLVGEEIAAARALIALGTDLLMAASANIEKSTQHPVHLYR from the coding sequence ATGTACGACAAGGATCTGACCAACAAGTGGCACGTCGAGATCGAGTTCTTCGAGGACGATGTCCACACCCACGCCTCCGCACACGCCCGGCTGCGGGACGACACCCTCACCACGACGGGGGATGCCTACCGCAATCCCAAAGACCCGAGTGCGCCGCTCGTCGGCGAGGAGATCGCGGCCGCCCGCGCGCTCATCGCGCTCGGCACCGATCTGCTCATGGCCGCGTCGGCGAACATCGAGAAATCAACGCAGCACCCGGTGCACCTCTACCGCTGA
- a CDS encoding NAD-dependent epimerase/dehydratase family protein, whose product MRDASLTTDLGRVLVTGGSGFVGANLVTELLGRGHHVRSFDRAPSPLPANPNLETLVGDITNVDDVDAAVQGIDTIIHTAAIIDLMGGASVTDEYRNRSFGVNVGGTENLVKLGRAAGVKRFVYTASNSVVMGGQDIQNGDETMPYTARFNDLYTETKVAAEKFVLSQNGVDGMLTCSIRPSGIWGRGDQTMFRKVFENILAGHVKVLVGNKNIKLDNSYVHNLIHGFILAGEHLVPGGTAPGQAYFINDGEPLNMFEFARPVIVACGRKLPTFYVSGKLVHRVMMAWQWLHFRFALPEPLIEPLAVERLYLNNYFSIAKAKRDLGYEPLFNTEQAMKECMPYYVDLFRQMEAAEATK is encoded by the coding sequence ATGCGTGATGCTTCCCTGACCACAGACCTCGGCCGCGTGTTGGTAACCGGCGGGTCTGGCTTCGTCGGCGCCAACCTGGTGACCGAACTGCTCGGCCGTGGCCACCACGTCCGGTCGTTCGACCGGGCGCCGTCGCCGCTGCCGGCCAACCCGAACCTGGAGACGCTGGTCGGCGACATCACCAACGTTGACGACGTCGACGCCGCAGTCCAGGGCATCGACACGATCATCCACACCGCGGCGATCATCGACCTGATGGGCGGCGCATCCGTCACCGACGAATACCGCAACCGCAGCTTCGGCGTGAATGTCGGCGGCACCGAGAACCTAGTGAAGCTGGGCCGGGCCGCGGGCGTCAAGCGCTTCGTCTACACCGCGTCGAACAGCGTGGTCATGGGTGGGCAGGACATCCAGAACGGCGACGAGACCATGCCGTACACCGCCCGCTTCAACGACCTGTACACCGAGACCAAGGTCGCCGCCGAGAAGTTCGTGCTGTCACAGAACGGCGTCGACGGCATGCTCACCTGTTCCATCCGGCCCAGCGGTATCTGGGGCCGCGGCGACCAGACCATGTTCCGCAAGGTGTTCGAGAACATCCTCGCCGGCCACGTCAAGGTGCTGGTGGGCAACAAGAACATCAAGCTGGACAATTCCTACGTGCACAACCTGATCCACGGTTTCATCCTGGCGGGCGAGCACCTGGTGCCCGGCGGTACCGCACCCGGGCAGGCCTACTTCATCAACGACGGCGAACCGCTCAACATGTTCGAGTTCGCCCGGCCCGTCATCGTCGCGTGCGGCCGCAAGCTGCCCACCTTCTACGTCTCCGGCAAGCTCGTGCACCGCGTGATGATGGCCTGGCAGTGGCTGCATTTCCGGTTCGCCCTGCCCGAGCCGCTGATCGAGCCGCTGGCGGTCGAGCGCCTCTACCTGAACAACTACTTCTCGATCGCCAAGGCCAAGCGCGACCTCGGCTACGAGCCGCTGTTCAACACCGAGCAGGCCATGAAGGAATGCATGCCGTACTACGTCGACCTCTTCCGCCAGATGGAAGCGGCCGAAGCCACGAAGTAG
- a CDS encoding exodeoxyribonuclease VII small subunit: MTNISQLGYEAARDELIEVVRKLEAGGLDLDTSLQLWERGEQLAKRCEEHLAGARKKVEDALASGADDEN, encoded by the coding sequence ATGACGAACATTAGTCAGCTTGGCTACGAGGCTGCCCGCGACGAACTGATCGAGGTCGTCCGCAAACTGGAAGCAGGCGGACTCGACCTCGACACCTCGCTCCAGCTCTGGGAAAGGGGCGAACAACTGGCAAAACGGTGCGAAGAGCACCTGGCCGGCGCCCGCAAGAAAGTCGAAGACGCGCTCGCCTCGGGCGCCGACGACGAAAATTGA
- the xseA gene encoding exodeoxyribonuclease VII large subunit has protein sequence MTAAEIPNSAENPWPVRAVSTRVAKYIDRLGTIWIEGQLTELKLRQSTAWMVLRDPAADMSLSVSCPRALVDDAPVALSEGTQVIMLGKPQFYTRNGSFSLRISQIRAVGIGELLARIDRLRRLLDAEGLFDPRLKRPIPFLPNTIGLITGRASAAEHDVVTVAQSRWPAVHFDIRNTAVQGANAVPQIVEALRALDAAPHVDVIVIARGGGSVEDLLPFSDETLCREIAACTTPVVSAVGHEPDNPLCDLVADLRAATPTDAAKRVVPDAAAEQALVTDLRRRSAQALRNWVHREERFIGQLRGRPVLAQPLQALDAHAAEITRAVAAARRDIRRLIATETDHVGHLSARLATLGPAATLARGYAVVQNLSAGGAVLRSAQDAPAGTRLRIRVADGAVTTVSEGIYDEH, from the coding sequence GTGACAGCTGCCGAGATCCCGAACTCGGCCGAGAATCCCTGGCCGGTGCGGGCGGTGTCCACCCGGGTGGCCAAGTACATCGACCGGCTCGGCACCATCTGGATCGAGGGCCAGCTCACCGAGCTGAAGTTGCGGCAGTCGACGGCGTGGATGGTGCTGCGCGACCCGGCCGCGGACATGTCGCTGTCGGTCAGTTGCCCGCGCGCCCTTGTCGACGACGCCCCGGTCGCCCTGTCGGAGGGCACCCAGGTGATCATGCTGGGCAAGCCGCAGTTCTACACCCGCAACGGCTCATTCTCGTTGCGCATCAGCCAGATTCGCGCTGTCGGCATCGGCGAGTTGCTGGCCCGCATCGACCGGCTGCGCCGACTGCTGGATGCCGAGGGCCTGTTCGACCCCCGACTCAAGCGCCCGATTCCGTTCCTGCCCAACACCATTGGCCTCATCACCGGCCGCGCCTCGGCGGCTGAGCATGACGTCGTCACCGTCGCCCAAAGTCGTTGGCCCGCCGTCCACTTCGATATCCGCAATACAGCGGTGCAGGGCGCCAATGCGGTACCACAGATCGTCGAGGCCCTGCGCGCGCTGGACGCCGCGCCGCACGTCGACGTCATCGTGATCGCGCGCGGCGGCGGCAGCGTCGAGGATCTGCTGCCGTTCTCCGACGAGACGCTGTGCCGCGAGATCGCGGCCTGCACCACGCCGGTGGTGAGCGCCGTCGGGCACGAACCGGACAACCCGCTGTGCGACCTGGTCGCCGACCTGCGCGCGGCCACCCCGACCGACGCGGCCAAACGCGTCGTCCCCGATGCCGCTGCCGAGCAGGCGCTGGTGACCGACCTGCGGCGGCGCAGTGCGCAGGCCCTGCGCAACTGGGTGCACCGCGAGGAGCGCTTCATCGGTCAGCTTCGCGGCCGCCCGGTGCTGGCGCAGCCGCTGCAGGCGCTGGACGCCCACGCCGCGGAGATCACCCGGGCAGTGGCGGCCGCGCGCCGCGACATCCGGCGGCTCATCGCCACCGAAACCGACCATGTCGGGCATCTGTCGGCCCGGCTGGCCACGCTCGGGCCGGCCGCGACACTGGCCCGCGGGTATGCCGTGGTGCAGAACCTGTCAGCCGGCGGTGCGGTCCTGCGGTCGGCGCAGGATGCCCCGGCCGGAACCAGACTCCGAATCCGGGTGGCCGACGGCGCCGTCACGACCGTGAGCGAAGGAATATATGACGAACATTAG